The Magnetospirillum sp. genome includes a region encoding these proteins:
- a CDS encoding class I SAM-dependent methyltransferase has protein sequence MTETAYRARIYAKYTSATNAPLAPETVAGLAPRAANLRRLIAAHFPADRQARILELGCGHGALLHFAQIAGYKNIEGIDGSSAQVAAAARLGIAGVREGQLMEALAKTVPASLDAVVAFDVLEHLTRDEIVAAVDEIARVLKPGGRLILHVPNGASPFGTLMIYSDFTHEVAFTPESLAQLFLASGWTSVASYEDPPAVHGLKSAMRYAAWRMIRALLRFYLLAETGSREHRVLTQNLYAVAVK, from the coding sequence ATGACCGAGACCGCCTATCGCGCGCGCATCTACGCCAAATACACCTCGGCGACCAATGCACCGCTCGCACCCGAAACCGTGGCGGGCCTGGCCCCGCGTGCGGCCAATCTGCGCCGGTTGATTGCCGCGCATTTTCCGGCCGATCGGCAGGCGCGCATTCTCGAGCTCGGCTGCGGCCACGGCGCCTTGCTGCATTTTGCGCAAATCGCAGGCTACAAAAACATCGAGGGCATCGACGGCTCAAGCGCCCAAGTCGCCGCTGCAGCGCGCCTCGGCATTGCAGGCGTGCGCGAAGGCCAGCTCATGGAAGCTTTGGCCAAGACGGTACCCGCAAGCCTCGATGCCGTGGTGGCGTTCGACGTGCTCGAGCATCTCACGCGCGACGAGATCGTGGCGGCGGTCGACGAAATCGCACGCGTGCTCAAACCCGGCGGGCGCTTGATCCTGCATGTGCCAAACGGCGCTTCGCCCTTCGGCACGCTGATGATCTATTCCGACTTTACGCACGAGGTGGCCTTCACGCCCGAGAGCCTCGCCCAGCTTTTCCTCGCCTCGGGCTGGACCAGCGTGGCCAGCTACGAAGATCCGCCGGCAGTGCACGGCCTCAAGAGTGCCATGCGCTATGCGGCGTGGCGCATGATCCGTGCCTTGCTGCGCTTCTATCTGCTGGCCGAGACCGGCTCGCGCGAACATCGCGTGCTGACGCAGAATCTCTACGCCGTGGCGGTGAAATAG
- a CDS encoding glycosyltransferase family 4 protein: MRILYLGFDIEGYGGIATYSRYQIAALKRLGHTATVVSIDKQTGPGLAQGIADRKIAFGNRFAAVATLVREAAAARGRYDLVMLNHVYLAGLGWLVKKTSGTPFTVNVYNIDILAKLPALREAAFASADLVIADCQYTIDWMPKYRRYVPPTGLLYDPVDVGFFKPLAKGAARARLAADYGWDDLAGKFVTTTVAAMLLPPNKGQRQTMDAIAKLDDPRIVYIVVGSGPDRADLEAYAHAKGLDGRVRFTGRAPQEHLPILYAAADVATLIARGGPGWGEAVPLGLIEAAACGTAFLCGNEDGSPEAIDAADPCGIALGPLDVDAIAAALRNLRDDPALCMRMGDAGVRTVEKLFAFERYVEQQERLLARFVAATSARAA, translated from the coding sequence ATGCGCATCCTCTATCTGGGCTTCGACATCGAAGGCTATGGCGGCATTGCGACCTATAGTCGCTACCAGATCGCCGCGCTGAAGCGGCTTGGCCACACGGCGACGGTCGTATCGATCGACAAGCAGACCGGCCCCGGTTTGGCGCAGGGTATAGCCGACCGCAAGATCGCCTTCGGCAACCGCTTTGCGGCGGTGGCGACGCTGGTGCGCGAGGCGGCGGCTGCGCGCGGGCGCTACGACCTCGTGATGCTGAACCACGTTTATCTCGCGGGCCTCGGTTGGCTCGTCAAAAAAACGTCGGGCACGCCGTTTACGGTCAATGTCTACAACATCGACATTCTGGCGAAGCTGCCGGCCTTGCGCGAGGCGGCGTTCGCTTCGGCCGACCTCGTGATCGCCGATTGCCAATACACGATCGATTGGATGCCCAAATACCGGCGCTACGTGCCGCCCACGGGCTTGCTCTACGATCCGGTCGATGTCGGTTTCTTCAAGCCGCTTGCCAAGGGCGCTGCGCGTGCAAGGCTTGCCGCCGACTACGGGTGGGACGATCTTGCGGGAAAATTCGTGACGACGACCGTTGCCGCGATGCTGCTGCCGCCCAACAAGGGCCAGCGCCAGACGATGGACGCGATCGCCAAGCTCGACGATCCGCGCATCGTCTATATCGTTGTGGGATCGGGCCCGGACCGTGCCGATCTCGAAGCTTACGCGCATGCCAAAGGCCTCGACGGGCGCGTGCGCTTCACGGGCCGCGCCCCGCAAGAGCATCTGCCGATCCTCTATGCCGCCGCCGACGTTGCGACCTTGATCGCGCGCGGCGGGCCTGGCTGGGGCGAGGCCGTTCCGCTCGGCCTCATCGAAGCGGCGGCGTGCGGTACGGCGTTTCTGTGCGGCAACGAGGACGGCTCGCCCGAAGCGATCGACGCGGCCGACCCGTGCGGCATCGCACTCGGCCCGCTCGACGTGGACGCGATCGCGGCAGCGCTGCGCAATTTGCGCGACGATCCGGCCTTGTGCATGCGCATGGGCGATGCGGGCGTGCGCACGGTCGAAAAACTCTTTGCGTTCGAGCGCTATGTCGAGCAGCAGGAGCGCCTTCTTGCGCGTTTTGTGGCGGCGACCTCGGCGAGGGCGGCATGA
- a CDS encoding class I SAM-dependent methyltransferase yields MEHEQNPATDWRQRFLARYVSTHAAVSDAAGNLDRRWPFLQQFVGAHFPPDKSAKIVDLGCGHGAIVWAAQRLGYTAVSGVDASPEQVAMAATLKISGVRQGDLMAELRAMPGDSLDAIVLFDLYHYFDPATQLRLADEVRRVLKPGGRFILHLPNGEALFSGRVRYWDIMATGSFTRRSIEQLLLVCDFKNVACFEDKPVVHGLKSAVRGVLWRCVRFVLRLALAAETGETGGDAIFSQTFVAVAHK; encoded by the coding sequence ATGGAACACGAACAGAATCCCGCGACCGACTGGCGCCAGCGTTTCCTCGCCCGCTACGTCTCGACCCATGCCGCCGTTTCGGATGCGGCCGGCAATCTCGACCGGCGCTGGCCGTTCCTGCAGCAATTCGTGGGCGCGCATTTCCCGCCCGACAAAAGCGCCAAGATCGTCGATCTGGGCTGCGGGCATGGGGCGATCGTGTGGGCCGCCCAGCGCTTGGGCTACACCGCCGTTTCGGGCGTGGATGCAAGCCCCGAGCAGGTCGCGATGGCGGCCACGCTGAAGATATCCGGCGTGCGCCAAGGCGATTTGATGGCCGAACTGCGCGCGATGCCGGGCGACAGCCTTGATGCGATCGTGCTGTTCGACCTCTACCATTACTTCGATCCGGCCACGCAGCTGCGCCTGGCCGACGAGGTGCGCCGCGTGCTGAAGCCGGGCGGACGCTTCATCCTGCATCTGCCCAACGGCGAGGCGTTGTTTTCGGGCCGCGTGCGCTATTGGGACATCATGGCGACCGGCTCCTTCACGCGCCGTTCGATCGAGCAGCTGCTGCTCGTGTGCGACTTCAAGAACGTGGCGTGCTTCGAAGACAAGCCCGTTGTGCACGGCCTCAAGAGTGCGGTGCGCGGCGTGTTGTGGCGTTGCGTGCGCTTCGTGCTGCGGCTGGCGCTGGCGGCGGAAACCGGCGAAACTGGCGGCGACGCCATCTTCAGCCAGACCTTCGTCGCCGTGGCGCACAAATAG
- a CDS encoding flavin reductase family protein — translation MKKTATPDEFKRAMRRFAAGVTLVTTAGRGGRAGLTATAMCSLSADPPRLLVCVNRDSAPNRAIAASKRFCVNILGQKHRALALRFAGATGVQGEERFAQGRWGKAATGAPVLEDALASFDCTLADAIESGTHTIFVGDVRAASVAARGSPLVYEGGGFHGLAAPKPARATKKTKPRK, via the coding sequence ATGAAAAAAACCGCCACCCCAGACGAATTCAAGCGCGCCATGCGCCGCTTTGCCGCCGGCGTTACGCTGGTGACCACGGCCGGGCGCGGCGGGCGGGCGGGCCTCACCGCCACCGCCATGTGCTCGCTGTCGGCAGATCCGCCGCGCCTGCTGGTCTGCGTCAACCGCGATTCGGCCCCCAACCGCGCCATCGCCGCATCCAAGCGTTTCTGCGTGAACATCCTGGGCCAGAAACACCGTGCGCTTGCCTTGCGCTTTGCAGGTGCCACCGGCGTGCAGGGCGAGGAGCGCTTTGCGCAAGGGCGCTGGGGCAAGGCCGCGACCGGCGCACCCGTGCTCGAAGACGCGCTCGCCAGTTTCGACTGCACGCTTGCCGACGCCATCGAGTCCGGCACGCACACGATCTTCGTAGGCGACGTGCGTGCGGCCTCGGTTGCTGCACGCGGGTCGCCGCTCGTCTACGAAGGTGGCGGCTTCCATGGGCTGGCGGCACCCAAGCCTGCGCGCGCGACGAAAAAGACCAAACCCCGAAAATGA
- a CDS encoding fumarylacetoacetate hydrolase family protein has protein sequence MKLASIRVGKKETYGAVVAGGIVDLGKKFGKKWPTLRLALLGAGLPTLKAYAKGRKPDIKDGKFAWAPVIPDATRIFCAGVNYREHRAETGRPDTQHPTIFTRFAYTQMGHEQPMLKPLESERLDWEGELAIVIGKKGRRIAREKAMSHVAGYACYNDGSVRDYQRHTSQFTPGKNFVATGGFGPWMVTSDEMKNITAQTLTTRVNGVVKQQATVDMLIHDIPQLIAYISTFCPLEPGDVIVTGTPGGVGAARTPPEFMFPGDTVEIEITGVGLLRNTIKAG, from the coding sequence ATGAAGCTCGCCAGCATTCGCGTCGGAAAAAAAGAAACCTACGGAGCCGTGGTGGCGGGCGGGATCGTCGATCTCGGCAAGAAATTCGGCAAAAAATGGCCCACGCTGCGCTTGGCTCTGCTGGGTGCGGGTCTGCCGACGCTGAAGGCCTACGCCAAGGGCCGCAAGCCCGACATCAAGGACGGCAAATTCGCTTGGGCGCCGGTCATTCCCGACGCCACGCGCATTTTTTGCGCGGGCGTGAACTACCGCGAGCACCGCGCCGAAACCGGCCGCCCCGACACGCAGCACCCGACGATCTTCACGCGCTTTGCCTACACGCAGATGGGCCACGAGCAGCCGATGCTGAAGCCCCTTGAGAGCGAGCGGCTCGACTGGGAAGGCGAGCTTGCGATCGTGATCGGCAAGAAGGGCCGGCGCATTGCGCGCGAGAAGGCGATGAGCCATGTGGCGGGCTACGCCTGCTACAACGACGGCTCTGTGCGCGACTACCAGCGCCACACCTCGCAATTCACGCCCGGCAAGAACTTCGTCGCCACCGGCGGCTTCGGCCCGTGGATGGTGACGTCGGACGAGATGAAAAACATCACGGCCCAGACGCTGACCACGCGCGTGAACGGCGTGGTGAAGCAGCAGGCCACGGTCGACATGCTGATCCACGACATCCCGCAGCTGATCGCCTACATCTCGACCTTCTGCCCGCTCGAACCCGGCGACGTGATCGTGACCGGCACGCCCGGCGGCGTGGGTGCGGCACGCACCCCGCCCGAATTCATGTTCCCGGGCGACACGGTCGAGATCGAAATCACCGGCGTGGGCCTGCTGCGCAACACGATCAAAGCGGGCTAA
- the gtdA gene encoding gentisate 1,2-dioxygenase has protein sequence MSDPSPNPSPDPARQAFYDRIATSSLTPLWEVMKSLVAKEPKSAAVAHCWRWADVRPFVLEAGSVISAAEAERRVLILENPGLPGQSRITNSLYAGLQLILPGEVARAHRHTQSALRFVVEGSGAYTAVDGERTIMRPGDFVITPSWAWHDHGNDSQEPMVWLDGLDIPIVGFFEASFAEGFESELQTQAKPVGDSQARFGEGLLPLGYARSNAASPVFNYPYARSREALEKLHRNGPLDACHGLAMRYANPLDGGWAMPTIGTWLHLLPKDFSGAPYRATDATVFSCVEGAGRVYVFAPGGKLESFEFGPRDIFVVPSWQWRRFEATSDCVLFAFSDRPAQEKLGLWREMRGNV, from the coding sequence ATGTCCGACCCCAGCCCCAATCCCAGCCCAGATCCGGCCCGCCAAGCTTTCTACGACCGCATCGCGACGTCGTCGCTGACGCCGCTGTGGGAGGTCATGAAAAGTCTCGTCGCCAAAGAGCCCAAATCGGCCGCTGTCGCCCATTGCTGGCGCTGGGCGGATGTGCGGCCCTTCGTGCTCGAAGCCGGGTCCGTGATTTCCGCGGCGGAGGCCGAGCGGCGCGTGCTGATCCTCGAAAATCCGGGCCTCCCCGGCCAGTCGCGCATCACGAACTCGCTTTATGCGGGCCTGCAACTGATCCTGCCGGGCGAAGTCGCGCGCGCGCACCGCCACACCCAATCGGCCTTGCGCTTCGTGGTCGAAGGCAGCGGGGCCTACACGGCCGTCGACGGCGAGCGCACCATAATGCGCCCCGGCGATTTCGTGATTACGCCGTCCTGGGCGTGGCACGACCACGGCAACGACAGCCAAGAGCCGATGGTGTGGCTCGACGGGCTCGACATCCCGATCGTCGGGTTCTTCGAAGCCTCATTCGCCGAAGGGTTCGAGTCCGAATTGCAGACGCAAGCCAAACCGGTGGGAGACTCGCAAGCGCGCTTCGGCGAAGGTTTGCTGCCGCTGGGCTACGCACGCTCGAACGCGGCAAGCCCGGTCTTCAACTATCCCTATGCGCGGTCGCGCGAAGCGCTCGAAAAACTGCATCGCAACGGCCCGCTCGATGCGTGCCACGGGCTTGCGATGCGCTACGCCAACCCGCTCGACGGCGGCTGGGCGATGCCGACCATCGGCACGTGGCTACATCTGCTGCCCAAGGATTTTTCGGGGGCACCCTACCGGGCGACGGACGCAACCGTTTTCAGTTGCGTCGAAGGTGCGGGCCGCGTCTACGTGTTCGCACCGGGCGGCAAGCTCGAAAGCTTCGAATTCGGCCCGCGCGATATCTTCGTGGTGCCGTCGTGGCAATGGCGCCGCTTCGAGGCGACGAGCGACTGTGTGCTGTTCGCTTTTTCGGATCGCCCGGCCCAGGAAAAACTCGGCCTGTGGCGCGAAATGCGCGGCAATGTGTGA
- a CDS encoding SulP family inorganic anion transporter produces the protein MQAGSASPGFVDLFTPKLLTVLREGYGFAQLRADALAGLTVAIVALPLSMAIAIASGATPAQGLYTAIVGGFLVSALGGSRFQIGGPAGAFIVLVAATVAVHGMDGLILATILSGLILAAMGFLRVGTYVKFVPYPVTVGFTAGIAVIIFASQIKEIFGLTLAVPEPGALVAKLAVLWHALPSVNAAAACVAAATIATILGLRRWRPHWPGLLIAVAGSAVATFAFGLPVETIGTRFGGIPAGFPMPALPELSWAKIVVVLPSAVSFAMLGAIESLLSAVVADGMTGRRHRSNCELVAQGIANVGSGLFGGMCVTGTIARTATNVRSGAHGPVAGMLHALFLLLFVLLAASAADHIPLAALAGVLAVVAWNMVERQAVATLLRVSRGDAAVLATTFFLTIFRDLTEAIVVGFAMGAMLFIHRMSTSVAVSGERGLGLEDRADTHGEDRIPYRDESAGDRDIAVYRISGAFFFGAAASIGSVLEDIGEAPKALVVDFAAVPLLDSTAAHIIEGLAHKCARDGVRLCLTGTNHDMRQTLFALGVKPPLARYEKSVEKAVADLRRPSEAS, from the coding sequence ATGCAGGCTGGTTCCGCAAGTCCCGGTTTCGTCGATCTGTTTACGCCCAAGCTGTTGACGGTGCTGCGCGAGGGCTACGGCTTCGCCCAGTTGCGTGCCGATGCGCTCGCCGGCCTCACGGTCGCCATCGTGGCGTTGCCGCTGTCGATGGCGATCGCGATCGCCTCGGGTGCCACACCCGCGCAAGGGCTCTACACGGCGATCGTCGGCGGCTTTCTTGTGTCGGCCCTTGGCGGCAGCCGCTTCCAGATCGGCGGACCTGCGGGGGCTTTCATCGTGCTCGTCGCCGCCACCGTCGCCGTCCACGGCATGGACGGGCTCATCCTGGCCACGATCCTGTCGGGGCTGATCCTCGCGGCGATGGGGTTCTTGCGCGTCGGTACCTACGTGAAATTCGTGCCCTATCCGGTCACGGTCGGGTTCACGGCCGGCATCGCGGTCATCATCTTCGCCAGCCAAATCAAAGAAATCTTCGGCCTCACGCTGGCAGTGCCCGAGCCCGGCGCTTTGGTCGCCAAGCTTGCGGTGCTGTGGCATGCGCTGCCGAGCGTCAATGCGGCGGCCGCGTGCGTTGCAGCCGCGACGATCGCGACGATCCTCGGGCTTCGGCGCTGGCGCCCGCATTGGCCGGGCTTGCTGATTGCGGTCGCAGGCTCCGCCGTCGCGACCTTTGCGTTCGGCTTGCCGGTCGAAACGATCGGCACGCGCTTTGGCGGCATCCCGGCGGGCTTCCCAATGCCGGCCCTGCCCGAATTGAGCTGGGCCAAGATCGTGGTGGTGCTGCCGAGTGCCGTCTCGTTTGCGATGTTGGGAGCCATCGAATCGCTGCTATCGGCCGTGGTGGCCGACGGCATGACCGGGCGGCGCCATCGCTCGAACTGCGAATTGGTCGCTCAAGGGATCGCCAATGTGGGCTCCGGCCTGTTCGGCGGCATGTGCGTGACGGGCACCATTGCGCGCACGGCAACGAATGTGCGCAGCGGCGCGCACGGCCCCGTGGCTGGCATGCTGCATGCGCTTTTCTTGCTGCTGTTCGTGCTGCTTGCTGCATCGGCCGCCGACCACATCCCGCTGGCAGCACTTGCGGGCGTGCTTGCCGTGGTCGCGTGGAACATGGTCGAGCGCCAGGCGGTCGCGACGTTGCTGCGCGTCTCGCGCGGCGACGCGGCCGTCTTGGCGACGACATTCTTCCTCACGATCTTCCGCGATCTTACCGAGGCGATCGTCGTCGGCTTCGCGATGGGGGCGATGCTGTTCATCCACCGCATGTCGACGAGCGTTGCGGTGAGCGGCGAGCGCGGCCTCGGGCTCGAAGACCGTGCCGACACGCATGGCGAAGACCGCATCCCCTATCGCGACGAATCCGCCGGTGACCGCGACATTGCGGTCTACCGCATCAGCGGTGCTTTCTTTTTCGGAGCTGCCGCTTCGATCGGCTCGGTGCTCGAGGATATCGGCGAGGCGCCCAAGGCGCTGGTCGTGGATTTTGCGGCTGTCCCGCTGCTCGATTCGACGGCCGCGCACATCATCGAGGGTCTCGCGCACAAATGCGCGCGCGATGGCGTGCGCCTATGCCTGACGGGGACAAACCACGACATGCGCCAGACGCTGTTCGCGCTCGGCGTCAAACCGCCGCTGGCGCGGTATGAAAAGTCGGTCGAAAAAGCGGTGGCCGACTTGCGCCGGCCATCCGAAGCAAGTTAG
- the ccmA gene encoding cytochrome c biogenesis heme-transporting ATPase CcmA, with translation MMGESAAGLSGRELACMRGGRTVFAKLDFGFAPGDLVVLRGPNGAGKSSLLRVLAGLVAPAAGTLAWHGADIADDPAGHRARLQYVGHLDALKANLTAREHLRFHAALREVGGRDVEGHHIAHALDVFGLAKLADRPARFLSQGQKRRVALARLCVAPAALWLLDEPTNGLDVEGVACLASAIADKREGGGIVIAATHLDFPGSQARTLTLRAAQ, from the coding sequence ATGATGGGCGAATCGGCAGCAGGCCTCTCGGGGCGCGAATTGGCGTGCATGCGCGGCGGCAGAACCGTGTTCGCCAAGCTCGATTTCGGCTTCGCCCCCGGCGATCTCGTGGTGCTGCGCGGTCCCAACGGGGCCGGCAAATCGAGCCTGCTGCGCGTGCTGGCGGGGCTTGTGGCCCCAGCCGCCGGCACGCTTGCCTGGCACGGGGCCGACATCGCCGACGATCCGGCCGGCCATCGCGCGCGCCTGCAATATGTCGGGCACCTCGACGCGCTCAAAGCCAACCTCACCGCGCGCGAACATCTGCGCTTCCACGCCGCCTTGCGCGAAGTGGGCGGGCGCGACGTCGAAGGCCACCACATTGCGCATGCGCTCGATGTTTTCGGCCTTGCCAAACTCGCCGACCGCCCGGCGCGTTTTTTGAGCCAGGGCCAAAAGCGGCGCGTGGCGTTGGCGCGCCTGTGCGTGGCCCCCGCCGCTTTGTGGCTGCTCGACGAACCCACCAACGGGCTCGATGTCGAAGGCGTTGCGTGCCTCGCATCCGCCATCGCCGACAAGCGCGAGGGCGGCGGCATTGTGATCGCGGCCACGCATCTCGATTTTCCGGGCAGCCAAGCGCGCACGCTGACGCTGCGTGCGGCCCAATGA
- the ccmB gene encoding heme exporter protein CcmB, with product MSAAFALLRRDLSLGLRNVGETLTVLAFFVIAATLFPFGIGPEPQILARVATGIVWVVALLASLLPLERLFQAEADEGGLDQLLLAPAPLEALVLAKCAALWLGSAVPLIAVSPIVAAMLQLPSEAFGTLLASLLLGTPSLALLGGIGAALAVGARKGSALLALIVLPLAIPVLIFAVAAVEAQIAGLSVRPHLFLLAGFAVFWLTVAPFAMAAALRQAAS from the coding sequence ATGAGCGCTGCTTTTGCCCTGCTGCGGCGCGATCTGTCGCTCGGCCTACGCAATGTCGGCGAAACGCTGACCGTGCTCGCATTCTTCGTGATCGCCGCCACGCTGTTTCCGTTTGGCATCGGGCCCGAGCCGCAGATCCTCGCACGCGTTGCGACCGGCATCGTGTGGGTCGTGGCGTTGCTCGCAAGCCTGTTGCCGCTCGAGCGACTGTTCCAGGCGGAGGCCGACGAAGGCGGGCTCGACCAGCTCTTGCTCGCCCCCGCCCCACTCGAAGCGCTTGTGCTGGCCAAATGTGCCGCGCTATGGCTCGGCAGTGCCGTGCCGTTGATCGCCGTGTCGCCGATCGTGGCCGCGATGCTGCAACTGCCGAGCGAGGCTTTCGGCACGTTGCTCGCCTCGCTGCTGCTCGGCACGCCGAGCCTTGCCCTGCTTGGCGGCATTGGGGCAGCCCTCGCCGTGGGGGCGCGCAAAGGCTCGGCCTTGCTCGCCTTGATCGTGCTGCCGCTCGCAATTCCGGTGCTGATTTTCGCGGTCGCGGCTGTAGAAGCGCAGATCGCCGGCCTCAGCGTGCGGCCGCATTTGTTCTTGCTGGCGGGGTTTGCGGTGTTCTGGCTCACGGTTGCCCCGTTCGCCATGGCAGCCGCCTTGCGCCAAGCGGCGTCTTAA
- a CDS encoding heme ABC transporter permease, which yields MSNLLLPWFAGGAAVCLAVGLYLGLVASPPDYQQGDSVRIMYVHVPAAWMAMFVYANLAIAAAASLVWRHPLADVAGRAMAPIGAAFTFLCLATGSLWGKPMWGTWWVWDARLTSVLILFFVYIAYMALNSAFDDDTRGARSSAILALVGAINLPIIKFSVDWWNTLHQPASVSRLDGPSIHASMLTPLLLMAVGFTLLFFALALVRMRAGLIERRLAALSYSRSAEAGVASFR from the coding sequence CTGTCGAACCTGCTGCTGCCGTGGTTTGCGGGCGGTGCTGCCGTCTGCCTCGCCGTCGGACTCTATCTCGGGCTCGTGGCCTCGCCGCCGGACTACCAGCAAGGCGACAGCGTGCGCATCATGTATGTGCATGTGCCCGCCGCGTGGATGGCGATGTTCGTCTACGCCAATCTCGCGATTGCGGCCGCCGCCTCGCTCGTGTGGCGCCATCCGTTGGCCGACGTTGCGGGCCGAGCCATGGCGCCCATCGGGGCGGCCTTCACCTTCCTGTGCCTTGCCACCGGCTCGCTGTGGGGCAAGCCGATGTGGGGCACATGGTGGGTGTGGGATGCGCGCCTCACCTCGGTGCTGATTCTGTTTTTCGTCTATATCGCCTACATGGCGCTCAACTCGGCCTTCGACGACGACACGCGCGGGGCGCGCAGCTCGGCGATCCTTGCCCTCGTGGGTGCGATCAATCTGCCGATCATCAAATTCTCGGTCGATTGGTGGAACACGCTGCACCAGCCCGCCTCCGTGTCGCGCCTCGACGGGCCCAGCATCCACGCTTCGATGCTCACACCGCTGCTGCTGATGGCGGTCGGGTTCACGCTGCTCTTCTTTGCACTCGCCCTAGTGCGCATGCGCGCAGGCCTCATCGAGCGGCGGCTTGCCGCCCTCTCCTATTCGCGCAGCGCCGAAGCGGGCGTGGCGAGTTTCCGCTGA
- the ccmD gene encoding heme exporter protein CcmD: MAEFFAMGGYADFVWAAYGLTAAVLTVLVVASVRRLKTLERDLAAADGDEQSP, encoded by the coding sequence ATGGCAGAATTTTTCGCGATGGGCGGCTACGCCGATTTTGTGTGGGCAGCCTACGGCCTCACAGCCGCCGTGCTGACCGTGCTGGTCGTGGCGAGCGTGCGGCGCCTCAAAACGCTCGAGCGCGATTTGGCCGCCGCCGACGGGGACGAGCAAAGCCCATGA
- the ccmE gene encoding cytochrome c maturation protein CcmE — protein MKLPKARTARRRRLAVLLLAGLGLGTAAALTLTAFDDHLVFFHTPTDVADKKVPLDRQMRIGGLVEVGSLERVQGTAEVRFRVTDLEHAVPVAYVGVLPDLFREGQGVVANGKLAADGTFRAREVLARHDENYMPPEAAEALKRSGRWNETMGAGTAPPPAPAAQR, from the coding sequence ATGAAACTGCCCAAAGCCCGTACGGCGCGCCGCCGCCGTCTTGCCGTGTTGCTGCTGGCAGGCCTCGGCCTCGGCACGGCCGCCGCCCTCACGCTGACGGCATTCGACGACCATCTCGTGTTCTTCCACACGCCCACCGACGTCGCCGACAAAAAAGTGCCGCTCGACCGGCAAATGCGCATCGGCGGCCTCGTCGAAGTGGGCTCGCTCGAGCGCGTGCAGGGTACGGCCGAAGTGCGCTTCCGCGTGACCGACCTCGAACATGCCGTCCCTGTTGCCTATGTGGGCGTGCTGCCCGACCTGTTCCGCGAGGGCCAAGGCGTGGTCGCCAACGGCAAGCTTGCCGCCGACGGCACATTCCGCGCGCGCGAAGTGCTGGCCCGCCACGACGAAAACTACATGCCGCCGGAAGCGGCCGAAGCGCTGAAACGCTCGGGCCGATGGAACGAAACGATGGGTGCCGGTACGGCTCCCCCCCCTGCCCCCGCAGCACAGAGGTAG